CGAACACCGTGGTCCGAACCTTCGGTAGCACGGTGGACGGCAAGGTGGCGGAGTTCAAGCACTGCAACCTGAGCGGCGGCCTCGGCGGACTGCAAGCTCTGGTCGGCAGTAGCGAAGAACTCAGCTTGGTGCAGGTGTTCACCGCCGAGTACCTCGCGCGCGACCCGAAGCTCGCCAAGCGCCTCAAGGGCAGTTGAGCATCAGTCCCAGATCAGCTGTCCACGATTGACCCACTCCAGCACCAATTCGAGGTGCTGCGGGTGGGTTAACTCTTTTTGGAGCGTCGCAGTCGGCAACGCGAGCTGATTGGTGATGGCAGCGGCGAAACCGAAGCTCTCAGCGCCAAGCTCGTGGAGCTCTCCGTCTACCGAGATGCGGACCACCGCTCCCCTCACCCCCCGAACGAACAACCAGCGCGACGCCGGGTGCTGACGCAAGCGCGCCCCACCGGCCAGGCGCGACAGCAGCGCTGCGGCGTCCAGGTCGCTCTCGGGCGGCTCGACGTATTGGCTCTCTTTTGGTTCCGTGAGAAAACGCGCCAGAGAAACGTCAATCAGCTCGTCCAGCTCTTCGGGCGGTAACGCGAGGAGTGCCCTCACCTGCGCCCGGTAGCGCTGCAGGGTCTCCGGTGTGAGTTCGCCCGGGTTTGGGGGGGAGGACACGAGTCCATCCAAGTATCCGTTCCGCCCGAGCGGCGGCGCGCGGCGGAGCCACGCCTCAGAGAGCTCAGCAGCGAGGGAGCCCGTGCTGAGCAGCTCGGAGGCCTCAACCGCACGGAAACCGACTGAAAACGTCATGCACTCCTCGAGCGCAACGCCGTCATGGCCGACCGCCGCGGGCAGATAC
This Polyangiaceae bacterium DNA region includes the following protein-coding sequences:
- a CDS encoding cupin domain-containing protein, with protein sequence MSDGPTGSEFRERLLSCAGVSDIDEFVTTIWQQRAKRLPQLCGDLTTIIDADELAGLACEPHVESRLVQQRGDHFVLRQGPFSARDFSKLPASGWTLLVQDVDKHLAAAHAFLEGFDFVPRWRLDDLMVSYAAPGGGVGPHIDSYDVFLCQALGRRRWQLSSNVDAEALCQECELKVLRHFEAEESFELAPGDCLYLPAAVGHDGVALEECMTFSVGFRAVEASELLSTGSLAAELSEAWLRRAPPLGRNGYLDGLVSSPPNPGELTPETLQRYRAQVRALLALPPEELDELIDVSLARFLTEPKESQYVEPPESDLDAAALLSRLAGGARLRQHPASRWLFVRGVRGAVVRISVDGELHELGAESFGFAAAITNQLALPTATLQKELTHPQHLELVLEWVNRGQLIWD